One genomic region from Chthonomonas calidirosea T49 encodes:
- the plsY gene encoding glycerol-3-phosphate 1-O-acyltransferase PlsY translates to MPTSLLPILLLVGSYLMGSIPFGYIVVRLLKGVDIRTLGSGNIGMTNVWRICGKGPGLAVFLLDVLKGAIPPLLASQWHLSSLYQVLAGLFAIIGHNYCVWLGFRGGKGIATSAGALIGIAPKVILPEFAVFFAVLLAFRYVSLASISIAIALPIWTALFYPHDSPRLFFSLAAGLLALYRHKPNMQRLRAGTEPRVPLRIPKRSAATASSVDDATSSDPSQSP, encoded by the coding sequence ATGCCGACTAGCCTTTTGCCGATACTTCTACTGGTTGGTAGCTACCTAATGGGTTCCATCCCCTTTGGCTACATCGTTGTTCGCCTGCTGAAAGGTGTGGATATCCGCACCCTTGGCAGCGGCAACATTGGCATGACGAACGTATGGCGCATCTGCGGTAAGGGGCCTGGCCTTGCCGTATTTCTACTCGACGTCCTTAAAGGCGCAATTCCACCGCTACTGGCCTCTCAATGGCATCTTTCTTCACTCTATCAGGTGCTCGCAGGGCTGTTTGCTATTATTGGGCATAACTACTGCGTCTGGCTTGGCTTTCGAGGAGGCAAGGGCATCGCGACAAGCGCCGGTGCTCTCATCGGCATCGCCCCCAAAGTGATCCTTCCAGAATTCGCTGTCTTTTTTGCCGTCCTGCTGGCTTTTCGCTATGTCTCTTTAGCCTCCATTAGTATCGCTATCGCACTGCCGATCTGGACTGCCCTCTTCTACCCTCACGACTCGCCACGCCTCTTTTTCAGCTTGGCCGCCGGCCTGCTCGCTCTTTATCGCCATAAACCGAATATGCAACGGCTACGCGCTGGCACAGAGCCGCGTGTTCCCCTACGAATTCCCAAACGATCCGCTGCAACCGCGTCTAGCGTAGACGATGCGACCTCATCCGATCCCTCCCAAAGCCCATGA
- the priA gene encoding primosomal protein N': protein MIQPDAHSQTGSLWEEYAVYDIAEVVVDVEAPDLAPTYSYLIPESLRNQLKVGHCVHVSFAGREVLGYVLERKTLPQDDPLCAKLKPILGIVPEAISITAEQIALARWMEEHYVCSLQDALRCVAPNALGARLTIKVRLRDPNLRGRDLGKAVKQAHLIETLYSLGGEAELEELRKAAALDDFRTVYKTLLSKQLLLEKREIVRSGTALQKIKLYSLGPAAEVIGLAGLGRRSPQQQQILHVLQENTRAGQAEMTAAEIIEGSGASYASLRALVKQGILSVRETTRYRLPYKATSRRTAPPSLTQSQQQATQRIRSFLQSRSPKTLLLFGVTASGKTEVYLDAISYTLSQGLNALVLLPEIALTTQVADTFIGRFGEQVALLHSRLSEGERYDEWRRVQSGEAHIVIGARSAIFAPLQNIGLIIMDEEHEPSYKQEKVPRYSTRALAEERAQYNNAVLLLGSATPALESFYASECGTIERIEMLERVDNRPLPHVHIVDMRQEFQKKPTLFAQPLVEAIADRLSRREQVILFLNRRGYSQFVLCRDCGWTARCPNCAISLAFHLADRSLKCHHCNYLSSAPLLCPQCGGNRVKGFGLGTERVEEEALLRFPQARIARLDRDTTTRKEAHARIVRDFRQGEADILIGTQMVAKGLDFPKVTLVGVINADTAINMPDFRAAERTFQLLTQVAGRAGRGDIAGEVIIQTFCPEHYAIQAASRHDYIAFYRQELIYRKELCYPPFSRLANLICASTNEEVAASGAERLAAVLARLRPASVEIIGPAPASIPKLKTQFRHHVVLRTSVEFPLHLLIRQALDSLPSSLRPLIMVDIDPISMA from the coding sequence ATGATCCAGCCCGATGCTCATAGCCAGACCGGCAGTCTTTGGGAAGAATACGCCGTCTACGATATTGCCGAAGTTGTCGTGGATGTGGAGGCGCCAGACCTGGCACCCACCTATAGCTATCTCATTCCCGAATCTCTGCGGAATCAACTGAAGGTCGGTCACTGCGTACACGTTTCGTTTGCCGGCAGGGAGGTACTGGGCTACGTTCTAGAACGTAAAACGTTGCCCCAAGACGATCCTCTTTGCGCGAAACTGAAGCCGATTCTCGGCATTGTGCCCGAAGCCATCTCCATAACCGCTGAACAGATCGCGCTGGCGCGTTGGATGGAAGAGCACTACGTCTGTAGCCTTCAGGACGCCCTGCGCTGTGTGGCACCCAATGCGCTAGGGGCTCGGCTTACGATCAAGGTTCGCCTTCGCGACCCTAATCTGCGCGGTAGAGACCTCGGCAAAGCGGTAAAACAAGCCCATCTCATCGAGACCCTCTACTCCCTTGGCGGAGAGGCCGAACTTGAAGAGCTACGCAAAGCGGCGGCTCTCGACGACTTTCGCACGGTCTACAAAACTCTTCTGTCGAAGCAGCTCCTCCTAGAGAAGCGCGAGATCGTGCGAAGTGGCACCGCACTCCAAAAAATTAAACTCTACTCCCTTGGCCCAGCTGCTGAGGTCATTGGGCTGGCAGGCTTAGGGCGCAGAAGTCCTCAACAACAGCAGATTCTGCATGTTTTGCAGGAGAACACGCGTGCTGGTCAAGCAGAGATGACGGCGGCAGAGATCATCGAAGGCAGCGGCGCTTCCTACGCCTCTCTGCGCGCCTTAGTAAAACAAGGCATTCTCTCGGTACGTGAAACTACTCGTTATCGCCTACCCTATAAGGCCACTTCGAGGCGCACCGCTCCCCCTTCCCTTACTCAATCCCAACAACAGGCAACACAACGAATACGTTCCTTCCTACAATCTCGCTCCCCAAAAACGCTTCTGCTTTTCGGTGTTACCGCCAGCGGCAAGACCGAGGTCTACCTAGATGCTATCTCCTATACCCTTTCCCAAGGGCTTAACGCCCTTGTTCTCCTGCCAGAGATCGCCCTCACCACCCAGGTGGCCGACACGTTCATCGGTCGCTTCGGCGAGCAGGTCGCCCTCCTACATTCGAGGCTGTCGGAAGGCGAACGCTACGATGAATGGCGCCGTGTGCAAAGCGGTGAAGCGCACATCGTCATTGGTGCTCGGTCTGCCATCTTTGCTCCCCTTCAGAACATCGGGCTTATCATTATGGATGAAGAGCACGAACCATCCTATAAACAGGAGAAAGTACCGCGCTATAGTACGCGTGCGCTGGCCGAGGAGCGCGCACAATACAACAATGCCGTGTTGCTGTTGGGTAGTGCCACACCAGCACTAGAAAGTTTCTACGCTTCGGAGTGCGGCACAATAGAGCGTATCGAAATGCTAGAGCGAGTAGATAACCGCCCCTTGCCTCACGTCCACATCGTTGATATGCGTCAGGAGTTTCAGAAGAAGCCGACACTCTTCGCTCAACCTCTTGTTGAGGCCATTGCCGACCGACTATCCAGGCGCGAGCAGGTCATCCTTTTTTTAAATCGGCGCGGCTACTCCCAGTTCGTTCTCTGTAGAGATTGCGGCTGGACGGCACGTTGTCCGAACTGTGCTATCTCTTTAGCTTTCCATCTAGCCGACCGCTCTCTTAAATGCCACCATTGTAACTATCTGTCGTCGGCTCCTCTGCTCTGCCCCCAATGCGGTGGCAATCGGGTAAAAGGTTTTGGGCTGGGAACTGAACGTGTGGAAGAGGAGGCCTTGCTCCGTTTTCCGCAGGCTCGCATAGCGCGGCTCGACCGCGATACTACTACGCGGAAAGAGGCGCATGCGCGCATCGTGCGCGATTTTCGACAGGGAGAGGCCGATATTCTCATCGGTACTCAAATGGTCGCGAAAGGCCTCGATTTTCCGAAAGTTACCTTAGTTGGGGTCATTAACGCGGACACCGCCATCAATATGCCAGACTTCCGTGCAGCGGAACGTACCTTTCAACTGTTGACCCAAGTGGCGGGCAGAGCCGGTCGCGGGGATATCGCTGGCGAGGTCATCATCCAAACCTTCTGTCCGGAACACTATGCCATTCAAGCGGCGAGCCGGCACGACTACATTGCCTTTTACCGCCAGGAGCTGATCTATCGCAAGGAGCTTTGTTACCCGCCTTTTAGCCGCCTCGCCAACCTGATCTGCGCTTCCACAAATGAAGAGGTGGCTGCATCCGGAGCGGAACGATTGGCAGCTGTGCTTGCTCGTCTTCGTCCTGCCTCCGTGGAGATCATTGGACCGGCACCAGCCTCTATCCCCAAACTCAAGACGCAATTTCGCCATCATGTAGTCCTCCGCACTTCCGTCGAGTTCCCGCTGCATCTCCTCATTCGTCAAGCGCTCGACTCACTGCCCTCTTCCCTGCGCCCTCTCATCATGGTTGATATAGACCCCATCAGCATGGCATAA